Genomic DNA from Cucurbita pepo subsp. pepo cultivar mu-cu-16 chromosome LG13, ASM280686v2, whole genome shotgun sequence:
CCAAAGGAAAATTCGAAGTATCTTCCAAATCATAAGCGTTATCTTGAATCGtgggtttgattttcttgtattTGATCCAAAAGCAGCCGAAGCAGAGAACAAGGCGATCGAGAGATTGgatcaagaacagaacaatGCAGAATTTGGAAAGCATGAGAACCATTGGCGCAATGTAATCAACACGAAACGAAAGCCACGAGACGTAAAACCATTGAATAATCCCATGAACTTCGAGCTCCAATGGCTGAATCATTCGCAGATTCCACTTTTTGAAATGAGCAACAACTTCGACGATCAAACCCGTAATTGAAATCGCAAGAAACGCCTTAATGAATCTATATAACTTACGGCTTTTGGAATCCTCTTCGTTAATATCCGCATGAGCAATGCGTTTCTTAACAGAAGCAAACACCGCCTTCATAGTCATCGCCATCCAcgagaagaaaaacagagctctatgggctttgagaagaagaACCCACGTGAGCTGCTTGGGACTCGCAGCCTTCTGCTTCTCCGGAAGCAACAAGGAATCAGAGCCATTGATTTCCACTAAAGGGAAGCTGTTATGCTTCTCAATTGTAACAACAACAGAGCTCGGAGCCATCTGGGTATCGATCAAAACGAAGAACAGAGGCGAAAAGGAACAAATTAACAAACACCCAGATGGAAATTTGTGGGGAAATTTCAGTAGGAAGAAGATAGTGCCATTAAAACAGAAGAAATAGATCTCAATTTGCTCAAACGAACTGctaatttaaatgaagaagaagaagaagaagaaggtattttttaatttatttattggttgAAGAAATAATTTGGAAAGACAGACAGATCCTTCCTTGTTTGCTCCATGGCACAGTGATTCAGTTGAGTAGGGCCATTACAGNaaaaaaaaaaaaaaaaaaaaagggcaaCAATATTAGAACACTTTTTTGAATGAACAAGAAAGGGTTGGATCCTGAGCGCAGCAAGTATGAATATGATATCTAGTTTCTTAACTTTAATGGGAATCTGATAtcataaactaaatatttcATTGCTCATGTTTAGCTGTGTGATCATGTATTTATTAAGACAGCTATGTCAGTTTTAATAAGCATCTAAATCATACTCTCATGTGctctaatattattattattattttttaattgaaaacaaaataaaaaaccaaactgtttctgttcttgttcttatttgattgaattgagTTTGAGTAATCACGAACCTttacaatggtataatattgtccaatgtgggattttctcccaacaattctctcATCCAACAAATTACACTGATGCCCTCGAATAGCAGTCTCTCCTTagtcgaggctcgactctttctaTGGACCATCGATTTTTGGAGTCTTGATACCATGTTCGAAACTACGgacctccacaatagtataaAATTGTCCACTTCAAGCATAAGTTCTAATAGCTTTactgttgatttttttaaaacgtcttctgtaaaattctattttagttttgtttaattatacatattcaaacatttattattttagtgaaaaagaaaatgcgttaattttagctttttaagtaaatatttaatcaatggtatttttcattttaagtaAAGTTTTTATTAAAGGGTATAAATTTTCATGTTAGGTCTGAACtgtattatttgtaattttaaaaaatattatttgtcaTGTTTGACCTTAAGAAtgcactaaaaaaaattaaaataacatgataatttgaaatcttttaaatcttacaaaattatttttcaattaaaaaattcaattttaaatttaaaaattagaacgataaaaataataactaaataCATTTAAAAGCTTACATTTGgtacattttaatattattaattttaaaaatacacgACTAAAACTAAGTTTTCaatcattaaatatattttatgtgtCGCAATTTCTTACcaataaaatcatatttaaagaCTTTGATTTTTGCTATTTctagagaataaataaaaagttgcactaaattggtttaaaaataaaaatcagtATTTTGGcttaataattaattctattaaaacgatttttctttttcttttttgttttaaaataaaaataattttttgattgGCGGTGGAGGAAGGCCAATATTGGTATTTTGTGGGGTAgattttagatattattttaaaattaagtggGTCATCAAACCAATaatgttttctattttattttattttatttttagatgcATCTATTTTTATAGCGGTTACTATGTTtaagttattaatttatagatttgactaattaattatataattaaatttacactATGTTAATTAAGCTTAGTCAGCATCTAAGTTCTCTCTGTCTTCTAAAGTGAGGTCAATTAATTAcctatattttatatatcataaatctgataattaatttaataatagttattctttttctttttctttttaataaaaaatatattattgcatACACATGATAATATCACCGCCATAATTACAAGATTAACCTCCTAATCAATTTGCATGCATAAGCATATGGTATTATCATGCATGCCATGTTTAATCAAATCAGATCAAATCAAACATATGGGCGTTTGTCTTGGAATCTTTAATTTGATCTGATCTAATCTATGTTTATAtatggatttgattttaaatacGAAGATTATgatcatttatttgattcaaattgaTACATTCAAGGAATTATGATGATTGTCAAGGCAACGTGCAGCTTCAGTTGTGATTATAGTTTGATTAGACACAATAACACGTCTAAAAGTCTTGTAAGCTTACGTCTGGCGCTCGTTGGCTTGAACTAGGTCCCATGATTCAGATGGATAACATTAATCGCGAACCAGGGCCTCCATGTAACAATCATGTATATCGAACGTAAACGTTAGAGcatatatttaagaaatacGTGGCGTGGCGTGTGGGGGCGGGGAAATGGATAACGTTGGGAGGGAGTTGGTTGGGTGAGAGGAGAAGAGTGGGGAAGGTGGCTAGGTGGGCGTGCAACCCAGCAACCAAGCAAGGGGATTAAGCATGGCAATGGGAGAGGAGGATATAGATGGCATAAAGCGACTTCTCCTGTTGGGCACATACTCACATGACCTCCTTCCTTAATTACTCACCCCATGTGCTACTAACCTCCTTAATCCAATCTCAATCCCAATCCCAATTATTACTTGCGGTATATCTCGACATTCGTGCCGACTCATATTACTTCAAATATAGATTAGACTAGATGTGGACTCGGTAGACTGTAGACTTATaagtaacagctcaaacttAATGTTcgtagatattatccatttttgctcgttacgtatcgtcatcagtctcatagttttaaaatgcatatgctagagagaggttttcatactcttacaagaaatgtttaattcccctctccaacaaaagtgggatctcacaatctaccccttagAGGCCTAGTGTTCTCgatggcacaccgccttgtgtctagctttgatatcacATGTAACATTTTGAGCTCATCGCTAATAGATGTTGTCCATTTTtgtccgttatgtatcgttgttttttaaaacgtatctaccATGAAAAGGGTATAGTCCTACTCTAACCAGTGTCTCGCACCATCCAATaactgactctgatactatttgtaacagcttaagcccACCAGTAGCAGATATTTGTTTTAGCCCTTGCATATATCTGCTAAGGTGAGGTTTCATACTCctctaagaaatgtttcactccggcaaccaatgtgagatctccaGTTAACGAACTATATTGAGATGAGTTAAAATTTGAGTCGTTATAATGTGTTGTCTTCCACTAGTTGGAGTAGGACTCGAAAGTGAAGTCAAATTGTCTTCCACGAGATCATACCAGAAAGTGAGGTCAAATTTAAAGCTTTAAAtagtgaacaaaaaaaatgtgggTGTTCTAGCCGTGGAAGacattatataaaattttatttattacagaGCAACAAAATTTCTACTATAGTTATGAAGTTACGAAATTATTCGAGAGGTTAGTTACATCCGTTCCactctaataaataattgcatTAGCCTAAAATTAGATATATTTCCATCCTATCACACCTTTTTAATATCATCCAACCGACTCTTTTAATaacctaaattaaatataaatctaATCATATCTGGTCTGTTCCTCCTGAATCTTATCCGATTGTAGTAAAACACATAAAACAAGATAAATATAAGTGTACCAGGTCTGACAAGGTACATGATTGTATTTGCTCCTAGTAGATTTAACCTCGAGTATAAAATAtcgaatgttttttttttattaaccaAGTATTTTCAGGCGCGAACTGGAGTAAATTTTGGATCGATAACGAGcggttttttaaaataaaagaattatttattaataaaaataaaatttagagagagGTGGTGGGGATGAGGTAGAAACATAGGCATTTAAGAGGTGTGCCCTCTCACCAGAAGACCACACCCTACCCTTTCTCAATTATCCCTTCCCTCTTCCTTGGATCCaccactttctctctctctctctaccctataaatttataaatttttttctttttttttctaatatcaAATGTCCAGCTGGCAACCgagtaatataatattatgaattaaatattatttgtcTAAATTCTCGTGAGACCTTTCGTCTAATAAGTCATAAAAATAAGGTAGATAACTCGATCATACATTGAAAATGATACTTaacgaaatattaaattattgacttttaaaataataattgatattttatgcgtttttataagaaaaaaattgggcTTGGATGGTGTATGGGCTTTTTAGGCCGgtacaaaaaatattaatatagaatattttttcaaCTGGATCAATTTAAACATAGCTCATCTGTATAATATTGACACATAATAATCGGACAACACACGAAGATGGCCTTCGAAAAACGCTCTTTGTGTGCCTTTGCATTTTAATGTTCATGAAAGCTGCCCCTTTTGTCACAACCCCATATAAAAAGCCATGCAAGATCTTCACTTTCACAATCCATTCATAGCCTAACCAAGAACACAAGAAGAGCTTCTAAATGGCCTTTTCCAAGTCCAAGTTTCTCACAGTCTTTCTGCTCTTCTGCACCCTTCTTCACCTTGGCTTTGCCAATGAGCAAGTGACCGACGACGCCGTTGCTCAGAGCGAGGTTGTAGGCCAACGTCTGCCTTATGCACAGGACTGCTGCAATTATGGTCACTCGGGGAGCTGCGTCGGTTCACCGAACTGCTGTGGGAATGGAGGCGACTATGGCAACTCCCCTCCTCATTGTGCCCAAAATGGATGTGGGTGTGTGGAGAATCCAAGCAACAACTGTTGTGCTGGCTCGGTTGGCCATCCTTCTCCTCCGTCGTGCCAATGGCAGGGACCGAGCCCGTGCTGTGGCTGTGTGAGAACCAATGTCAAGGTCGAGGAACAGAATGAATCGGACTCCGTTCGTCCCAGCAGTGAATCAATGACTCCAATGCATTAAGGAACTTAAAACATGAAGCTCTTCATGACCAACATTACCATCTTAGTCAATAATATCAAAACTGCTTGTGGCTTACAAATATAAAGCTTCATGATCTGAATTCATCTTTTAATATCAATACACAACTTTCTTTTATGAACATGTTACATATATGCTAACTTCCCTAAGTTCATGTTCGATATGAGTATCTCTTTCCTACAAACCTCTAACCTCGTATATTCTCGACACTTGATTTCGGTCGAATGTTATACCGTTGCTGCGCTGAGTGTGCTATCTTTTAACTGGCATAGAAAAGCTTCTCATAAAGTTTTCAACCTCCAGCTTCGGATCAACCGGTGAAGAAAGAGACGCAGAGGGTTGCAGAAGCGACGTTCTAGCTCTGCTTGGCCATTCATTAACAACAGGGTCGGATTGTTCTTGTACAGAAGTTGGCTGTAGCTCGATTGTCGTATAGTCAGTAGTAGTTTCGTATGTATCATCAATAAGCCGACGGTCATCATCCTCGATTGACATAACCGTGCTTGTTTCGGTGTGAATCGTGGTGTCATCGGTGAACATGCCAAgccttcttttccttcttgctGCCTTGCCCCATCCATGGATTGTTTCCCTTATTCTTTGTGGAATTAATGCAGCTTTATAGTTTGTTCCCatctaagaaaagaaaaggttaatCTGAGTACTCGGAATACGAAGAGAAACTAGCTCGACCGTCGTGTCCGAAACTGTTACCTGAGTTACCAGAGCATACAAGGGCAAGGTGCTGTAGCTGCAAAGGAACTGCCCGGCGAATCTACAGAAAAACCGAATATCATACGCAACGAAAATAGCTCTTTATGCAAGCACGTAACGAGTAATAACTTCAATTTATGCATACCCCAAGATGAGTCTTGCATAGACAAGCATATGGTTCCTAATAAAGCAAGAATTATATCCAAATTGCCACTgtaaagtaaaaagaaaaaaaggattaGTAACAAGTAGTTCTAGCAGAGTTTTCTCCATCGGTATTTCTTATTTCGTGATCTTGTTAGTTCCGTTTCATTTTTCCTATTATTTCGTTGTAAATTGCAACGCGCAtgctgtaacagcccaagcccattactagcagatattgtccgctttggtctgttacgCCATCAACCTcgcagttttaaaacgtgtttgttagggatgttagggagaggtttccacacccttataaggaacgttttgttcccctctccaaccgatgtgggatctcataatccacccccttagggacctcacgtcctcgctggcacaccactcgatgactggctctgatactatttgtaacagtccaagcccaccgctagtagatattgacCGCAtcggcccgttacatatcgccatcagtctcacaattttaaaacatgtttgctagggagaggtttccacacccttataaagaatgtttcgttcccttctccaaccgatgtgggatctcagacACTCAGTGTTCGATATCCATAGAAATTAAGTTGGTCATAATTATGAAAAGAGGAAAGTACCCAGAACCAGAAGAACGACGCCAACTCAAACGCATTCTGCAAGGAAGGTTAAATAAAAACGCTTCACCAAATCCGATATAAACAAAAAGGTCGATTTCCGATCATTCTAATGTAAATAATCAATATAGACCTGGAAAAGGATAAAGTGGATCAAGGACAAGAGAAGTTCAGGCTTCTTAAACCAGAAAAGATCATCTCTTGGCTTTAGCTTCGGACCCGAAAAAGAACCGGTTATACCAGCACTTTCCAATGCCAACGTTGCAATGACATGTTGCAGCTTCGTGCCCACAAGAAGAACAAGCTAAAAACAAGGTATCAACACGTATCGGGTTCAAACAAGATCGAAAAAAGCTGGTATAGaaaaattatctatttaaaCAAGCTAAGAAATTGTTCTTGATGATGAGAGATGATGAAATTATAGTACGAGTGAGATATAAAGGAGAGAGCGCACTCACAGCAATTGGAATGGATGCTATCCAGAAGTACAGATTAGATCCTGCAGTAATGCAAAGAGAGGATTGATGAACACAATGATATATTTCATGCAATTGGATTAAACCACCACTTCTCCAACAGAGAGTTTTACCTTTTACATCAAACAGCATGAAAGCAACGACGAATCCCCACAACGGAGCGCTGCATTAAAGAGGAGGTATCAGCGTGCGCATCTCCTATGGGGTCTAATATGCATGCATACATAGTAAAgtcggagaggtttccacacccttataagaaatgcttcgtacccctctccaactaatatgagatctcacaatctaccccccttggGAACCCAACGCCCTCACAAGCACACTGCCCGatcctggctctgataccatttgtaacgactcaagcccaccgcgagcagatattgtcctctttggccgTTAGGTATCGCCATcggcctcatagttttaaaaatgtgtctactagggagatgtttcctctccaaccaacgtgagatctcagaATAGcactgtaacaacccaagtccaccactagcagatattgtccactttgggcttgttccctcaaggtttttaaggagaggtttccacgcccttgtaaagaatgtttcgttcccctctccaaccgaggtaggatctcacaaattccaatgtttttaaaaagggGTCCACAGTATGCCCCTCGTATTCGAATACCTCCGTGTTGCAGACTGAATGCAGATATCTAATATCCCATTCAAACGGTAtcgaaattgaaatttgtggtCATTTCACCTACCTCACACCTACTATCCTTTGGAATTCTTCTTCCATGGAGCGAATCATGTAGCTGTGGAAATCATACGTCAAAGGGAGGTGGTGATTCTGCAACAAATAAgatccaataaaaaaaaaaacatgttttattatttcgGGTCATAAGAATACAGATTAAgtcccttaaaaaaaaaacatacactATCAGCTGTAGATGAGCCACCTTAAATATTGTAGCTACGTTGGATTTTACTACGATTTATATTCTCGCATGAACAATTCGAACACGAATTCATGCattgaaataatgaaaatttgtaaCTATTGCacatgtcctccagactcAAACTAGAGATTTAGCAAAAGATTCTCAACATATAACAGCTTGAGAGTAGGCAACTAATGATAAAAATGCTAGCAAACCATATCGACGAACCATGATGAAGCCCTTGCGGAGTGTGAGGTAGTCAGCATGAACTACAGAATTCCCGAATTGTCGGAAGAAACATGTCTACAATTCATAAATTCGATTAGTTCAAAGCAGAAGATATGTCGAGGCAGAAGTAAAACTTTGAAAGGGTAAGAGGAAAGACTGCAATTTATTAGGAATACAGGGactaaatcaaaatgaaagtaaaataTGTGGAAGTTGAAAGCATACCACCCAGATTAGAAAGCTGTTCCGTGTTATAGGATGGGAAGTGTGATATCGAACAAAGGTCGATTGCCTCCGCAGTGTCATTTCTCTCGTGATATCTATGGCGGTATAGAACTAATTGTTAGCGTGAGAAATttgtttctaataaaaaaagaaatcgtCAGCTCACTTGGAACCTTAAAAGAAAGCAAACGTCCTTCATACTACATACTCGATACAACACGAACTCAAGATATAGGGGGAAATAGTTGTTTCATGAATGATTCCAAACTCTTGAACAGTATTGAATCAACGAAGATCGACATGAATATTGCACTAAACTTACTAAAATCTTCAGTATCATAAACAAAACGGTACTCGAGAGGACGATATAAGGCTTAGTTTCGTTCTAGTTGTATATCTAACGCCAAACAGAAGATGATTACAATAATGCTGTGTTTCTAATCCCACAATATAACCATAGAGCTTACCATTTAGTGAATCATGTCTGTCCATATGGGCTTCATCTTCCCAAGCTCTCCATCTGTGAATCTGATTTATCATATATCAAACTATTACAACTCGTAACATTTgtgattattttgaaatttctcatCAAATACCAATGTTCTACGTCGAGATAAAGTACCTTTACGATTGCCAGTAACATTGTTAAGCAGCTATAAGATACATGAGTTACTGCCATTATAAAGATAAAGCGATGCAATTGCTCGAGACCCTCATACGAAACGAACGGCTCATAACCCTGCACAACGAATATTTGAAAACTTCAATCAGCATTAgcttggaagaagaaagagttgtTATTTAAGTCATGTGAACTCTATGACATGCCTCTTTGCAGGTTTTCTCATTCCCATTAAGCATCCGCCTAAACAAATGGGGTAATACCGAAACGGTGTATAGTTTCCGTTCTTCGGATGAACTgtcttctttttgttcatcaaTCTCGGCTTTGGTACATGGAGTAAAAGGGGTATTATAGAACCTTGATGGGATGCAGATATTTGATATTAAGCTTGATGTAGCTGTTAAAAGGAGAGAAATAAATCCAAGAAGCATCAACTCTGAAACCAGAAAATCAAATGCCTATGAGTTGAGACATAAGAAGAATGGATAGCAAAGCTCTTAATTATAAGCTAAGCACGTCTTGAGTGATTGAGTGAATGGCATAGCCATTtaccttctttcattttctccacTGCCTCTAACAATGGCTTTCGGTTAGTCTTCCTCAACCACTGAGATTACAAAAGGAACAATCATGAACAAGTATGCGAGTGATGGCTATGAAAGATTCATATGGGTCAGTTATGATAGAACCATTAGGTGAAATGCTTACAGTGCTTAGCCGGTGAATGGACCTCTCCACGAGTAAGGAGACTACAACGAAAATGGTTAGCACAGAAGCAACAGACCAAGTGGGCGTCAAGGCCAAAGATCGCATCTCCTCTTCATTATCAGCCATCTCCCACAAGTTTCTGAGATGAACTTTCAGGTATGTTCCTCAAAGCTCCGGTTATACGCCGACCAGGGCAGTCTAAAAGACCTCAAACAAGCTCATCAATGGTCGCTGatcaagaaacaagaagaaaattgcaGACTGCTTAGTTTCTGAGGATAGCAAAATCATCCAAAATATGAACAGAAAAGGCTTGAAGACTGTATGATGCTTACTTTATGGAAGAGTTTTCAGGTCCCAATACGCCATGAAAGCGACAATTGAAGAAGGGTGTGTACGAGTTTATCTTCTCTGATTTTCCCCAATTGATTAAGTCAAaagttttctttccttttctccttttttggGTCTGCTCTTTCTGGCTCTAAGAGTAGCTTCCGCTCAAAAACCAGCTGCGATGAACTGAATATGACCAATTGGGGGTACCCAACAACGAAATTGATCCAAAAAACAGAGTCCCAAGAGAACACACCAGAAACGTTCAATAAAGCTTCAAGGATTATAGGTCGATGCTTTCTTCATAATCTCCCAACCAAATTGACAAAAAAGGGGCAAATGAACGATTATGTCCAACAAACCCCTATGAGTGTATGAAAACCCAGCTCACATTTCccgagaaacaaacaaaatctttgCTAAGAAGACACCTCGTTCAAATGCTTTCAACTTCACAAGTCACAGAAACGGAACAAAtacaaacccaaatcaaaatgGGGAGGCTAGCTCCAGTGAATTTAGAACACAAAAGCTAAAACCACGAGATTTGAATGGGtttaaacactaaaaaaaaaaccccacaTGCACGAACACGCGATTCTTGGACTTGTGAAAACCGCTGCCTGTGCATTAACTACTCAAAGAAATAGCGAGAACTTCGAGAAGAAACAATACGGTAATGAAGGCAGAGGGCAAATTAGGAATGACCCAGAAGAAAGAAATGCATGGAATCGCAGTATTTACATTTGgctgaaaatttaaaatggtgGGTCACAACCCAACTGCACAAAGCAAAGATCTGAGAAGCCAAGTGGgaaagcaagcaagcaagcaaagaaggaaggaaagaagcaAGCAATCTACTAATGAATCGCTGAATTTGACAACGttgcttttgttttgattGTACCCTCCGGCCTCCGCTGATTGGGGAACATGCCAAAAGGCCAAACCCAGTCATCGTCCATTCTTCAACCATTCAACCATTCCATACGCTAATTTTGTTCCTTCTTAAATTTTACTCTAAAGTGGTACTCCAATGGCAGCATTCTTCCggtctcctttttctttttccttttcttttttaagNTTaagctttaaatttaatatattgtcttttttaatgttatttttgttactccttttttaaatataattagcataatttaaattagaagttgaaagaaattttggtttgaccaattattaaaaataatgtatatcatttattgtattttattttcatataagtCATGCCCATTTTGTCCCTACGCTTGCTCTATTCCGTTtacataattatataaaaatagaaaattatacTGAAATCTCAATTAGGTTTTGGAAATATTTGttagaataatttagatttataatattgtttgacggtgaaaaaaaagacaaaacattttattgacatgatcCATTCCTTGGACTCagaaaattcttttattttattttttttttctttttaataaataaacaaggactataaattaacaatatattaattgtaataacaaaaaaatacgtttctttaagaaatttattataaatttatttgaaaaagttGTTATAATTCCTCTGTTTCCATTAATTTTCCTATTAAAAAATCAACCTACAAACTTAcaaagagaaattttttacaacgagaattttttttttggtaattgtGTGTTTTTATATCGAGAATTCTTTGCCATATCCTCAtacatctatatatatatatataaatattggtTACACTGGTTTATCAAAAACATGGAAAGTAAGGCATGAcgataataataacaataataattgcCAAAAAGGAGATTATTAAAGAAAACCTAAAAACGTGTCATTTCCTAGCTTTTTCTTCTCACCCAATGCAATTTAATGTCCAAATATTTATGACATCTTTATTATCTTTTACACCAGTAGCACTcgtattttcaatttttggtaattcttttttcaattaaaattttagacaaATATCCTATTTCTTATTACACcgtttatatatttatttatttataaaagtgaaagtaaaaaagaagaaaccgaGTGAACTTTAAAGTTGACTGAGTTTTGAAATCATTTCTTCACAATAAAGAAGATTCAATTATGATTTGAACTTTCTTCATAAGGTTTTATATAATTCACCATAATGGTTTTAAATTGATTATGCATGCCCAACAATACCCTAcaataaaacaagaacaatgaTCGTACCCAAATAGGAACAATTTTGAAGTAGGGTTTCTAAAATCATACCCAAAACAACAATGATGATCATCGCACAGGACGAGGTTTGTAGACGTTACAAACGACAAACAAAAACGTTACAAACCACACCCTAGAAATCATCAGTTCGAGCCTGTTATGTACTTCCCAGAAACAAAGGAACGTTCTCAACAGAAATCTGCATTCATTCAGactattgaaattttgataatttagaaCCCTCCCTCCTAGTCACACTATTATTTCCCAATAATTGTTGCACAATTTAATACAAAACTAATTCGGGGGCCAAGAAATCCCCCCCTTTCCTCTCTCTATTATAAGCCATCCAATTTTTATGTCCCATCTGCAAAAATGTAGAGAATTTTGGCCAATGGTTTTCTATAGTTGAGAACATTTATGAGACATTTCATTCAATAAAGGGAACGTGGTTTGGCACTTCCTATCATCTCTAATGTGTTGCAAAATATAGAAATGGTATTAATGACCTAAACGAAAATctgttaaaaaagaaatgtagagTAGGGATGTTCTTACAGTACAGGGGTAACTTTTTTCAGCTTGCCCAACAGATACGGTCCTTAAAGAATATCTGCTAAGAGAGAAGTATTGGCAAAAAGATAACACAACAGTGAATATACACAAGTAGACAGAAAATATCACCACATGATCTCAGCCTGCAGTTGGACGCTCGTCCTCCTCTACCACATCATCATCCTGGCCTTCAGATGTCCTTCCCTCAGTGTCTGAAGGAGCCTGTAACTCGTCCTCAGAGACAAGAATCTGGTCGTCGCATGACTCGCCATTCAGTTCATTATCACTGAACAGATCCCTTTGAACAGGCACACTTCTTTGCTGCTGAGATGATATCACATTTGCAATGGCTTTGAAAGCGGCTGCAGCTTGATTGCTATCAACACCCGAA
This window encodes:
- the LOC111809041 gene encoding MLO-like protein 11 isoform X1, which produces MADNEEEMRSLALTPTWSVASVLTIFVVVSLLVERSIHRLSTWLRKTNRKPLLEAVEKMKEELMLLGFISLLLTATSSLISNICIPSRFYNTPFTPCTKAEIDEQKEDSSSEERKLYTVSVLPHLFRRMLNGNEKTCKEGYEPFVSYEGLEQLHRFIFIMAVTHVSYSCLTMLLAIVKIHRWRAWEDEAHMDRHDSLNDITREMTLRRQSTFVRYHTSHPITRNSFLIWVTCFFRQFGNSVVHADYLTLRKGFIMNHHLPLTYDFHSYMIRSMEEEFQRIVGVSAPLWGFVVAFMLFDVKGSNLYFWIASIPIALVLLVGTKLQHVIATLALESAGITGSFSGPKLKPRDDLFWFKKPELLLSLIHFILFQNAFELASFFWFWWQFGYNSCFIRNHMLVYARLILGFAGQFLCSYSTLPLYALVTQMGTNYKAALIPQRIRETIHGWGKAARRKRRLGMFTDDTTIHTETSTVMSIEDDDRRLIDDTYETTTDYTTIELQPTSVQEQSDPVVNEWPSRARTSLLQPSASLSSPVDPKLEVENFMRSFSMPVKR
- the LOC111809041 gene encoding MLO-like protein 11 isoform X2; amino-acid sequence: MADNEEEMRSLALTPTWSVASVLTIFVVVSLLVERSIHRLSTWLRKTNRKPLLEAVEKMKEATSSLISNICIPSRFYNTPFTPCTKAEIDEQKEDSSSEERKLYTVSVLPHLFRRMLNGNEKTCKEGYEPFVSYEGLEQLHRFIFIMAVTHVSYSCLTMLLAIVKIHRWRAWEDEAHMDRHDSLNDITREMTLRRQSTFVRYHTSHPITRNSFLIWVTCFFRQFGNSVVHADYLTLRKGFIMNHHLPLTYDFHSYMIRSMEEEFQRIVGVSAPLWGFVVAFMLFDVKGSNLYFWIASIPIALVLLVGTKLQHVIATLALESAGITGSFSGPKLKPRDDLFWFKKPELLLSLIHFILFQNAFELASFFWFWWQFGYNSCFIRNHMLVYARLILGFAGQFLCSYSTLPLYALVTQMGTNYKAALIPQRIRETIHGWGKAARRKRRLGMFTDDTTIHTETSTVMSIEDDDRRLIDDTYETTTDYTTIELQPTSVQEQSDPVVNEWPSRARTSLLQPSASLSSPVDPKLEVENFMRSFSMPVKR